The Zobellia alginiliquefaciens genome contains a region encoding:
- the mazG gene encoding nucleoside triphosphate pyrophosphohydrolase, with protein MNTRQQKLEAFDRLLTIMDELREQCPWDKKQTMKTLRHLTIEETYELGDAILDDDLEEVKKELGDVLLHIVFYSKIGSETNDFDIADVCNEICEKLINRHPHIYGDVEVNSEEDVKRNWEKIKLKEGKGKKSVLEGVPNSLPALVKASRIQEKVAGVGFDWEKPEQVWEKVQEELAELQEEVRINDQDKMESEFGDVMFSMVNYARFLNISPENALERTNKKFIGRFQYLEAKAKELGKDMKDMTLSEMDVFWDEAKLAEK; from the coding sequence ATGAACACAAGACAGCAAAAACTAGAGGCATTTGATCGTTTGTTGACCATTATGGATGAGCTGCGTGAGCAGTGTCCGTGGGATAAAAAACAGACTATGAAAACTCTGCGTCACCTGACTATAGAAGAGACGTATGAGCTTGGTGATGCTATCCTTGATGATGATTTGGAGGAAGTAAAAAAAGAGTTGGGCGATGTTCTGCTACATATTGTTTTTTACTCAAAAATTGGGAGTGAGACCAATGATTTTGATATAGCGGATGTTTGCAACGAAATTTGTGAAAAGTTGATTAACCGTCATCCACACATTTACGGAGATGTAGAGGTAAACAGTGAGGAAGATGTAAAGCGCAATTGGGAGAAGATTAAGCTTAAAGAAGGTAAAGGCAAAAAGAGTGTTTTGGAAGGTGTACCTAACAGTTTGCCTGCATTGGTTAAGGCTAGCCGTATCCAAGAAAAAGTAGCAGGCGTTGGTTTTGATTGGGAAAAACCCGAACAGGTCTGGGAAAAAGTACAGGAAGAACTGGCCGAATTGCAAGAAGAGGTGAGAATAAATGATCAGGATAAAATGGAATCCGAATTTGGTGATGTCATGTTCTCAATGGTGAATTATGCACGATTTTTGAATATTAGTCCAGAAAATGCCTTGGAGCGTACTAATAAGAAGTTCATTGGACGTTTTCAATATTTAGAAGCGAAAGCCAAGGAACTAGGAAAAGACATGAAAGATATGACGCTTTCCGAGATGGATGTTTTTTGGGACGAAGCCAAATTGGCGGAGAAGTAA
- a CDS encoding sugar phosphate isomerase/epimerase family protein — protein MNHTNRRFFLKQSGLAVAGSLLLPTMGFTTPPNEQFGVQLYTFRDEMAKDAKGTLEQIASIGIKKIESARSKEGLYYGLSPKEMKETCDSLDMKLCSGHVALDKNFDDTMRQAVESGQEYVICSSLPSKGQNIENYKKVADAFNEAGKACKKLGLKFGYHNHEYEFESDKDEVLYDVLMDNTDPDLVYMELDLGWVVVAEKDPLHYFKKYPKRFPLWHLKDMDMNEKISTEFGKGGLDIATMMANKSASGVEHIFIEQEEYTSSPMESMKENMTFLKAL, from the coding sequence ATGAATCACACAAACAGAAGATTTTTTTTGAAGCAATCCGGCTTGGCCGTTGCCGGAAGCCTTTTATTGCCTACCATGGGTTTTACTACACCACCCAATGAACAATTTGGTGTGCAGCTCTATACTTTCCGCGATGAAATGGCCAAAGACGCCAAAGGCACACTAGAGCAGATTGCTTCCATCGGTATAAAAAAAATAGAATCCGCACGAAGTAAAGAAGGCTTATATTATGGACTTTCACCAAAAGAAATGAAAGAAACTTGCGACAGCTTAGACATGAAACTTTGCAGTGGCCATGTGGCTTTGGACAAAAATTTTGATGATACCATGCGCCAAGCCGTTGAATCCGGTCAAGAGTATGTTATTTGCTCTTCCCTGCCTAGTAAAGGTCAGAATATTGAGAATTACAAAAAAGTGGCCGATGCTTTTAACGAAGCTGGAAAAGCTTGTAAAAAATTGGGGTTGAAATTCGGTTATCATAATCATGAATATGAATTTGAGTCTGATAAAGACGAAGTCCTATATGATGTTCTAATGGATAATACAGACCCTGACTTGGTATATATGGAACTAGATTTAGGTTGGGTGGTGGTTGCCGAAAAAGACCCATTACATTATTTTAAAAAATACCCTAAGCGTTTTCCGCTATGGCATTTGAAGGATATGGATATGAATGAAAAAATCAGTACCGAATTTGGAAAAGGAGGTCTTGATATCGCTACCATGATGGCGAATAAATCGGCTTCAGGTGTAGAACATATTTTTATAGAACAGGAAGAATATACAAGTAGTCCAATGGAAAGCATGAAAGAGAACATGACATTTTTAAAAGCATTATAA
- a CDS encoding SMP-30/gluconolactonase/LRE family protein, translating into MRNYSIPSLLSAFILLGFSSCKAQQKKAEDIIAKDAELTLVSDEYKFTEGPAVDANGDIYFTDQPNDRIVKWDAASNTVTDYMKPSGRANGLYFDHDGNLLAAADEKNELWRIAPDKKVTVLIDDYEEKKLNGPNDIWVDLVGGIYFTDPFYKRSWWKHTEPEQTARRVYYLSKGSSTPKIVADDNFEQPNGIIGSPDGKLLYVSDNGAKKTYVYTISSNGVLSNKKLFADMGSDGMTIDNQGNVYLTGDGVTVFNSKGEQIEHIAVPESWTANVTFGGPDQNILFITAMDSVYTLAMNVHGVR; encoded by the coding sequence ATGAGAAACTACAGCATACCTTCCCTCTTATCCGCATTTATTTTATTAGGCTTTTCATCATGCAAAGCACAACAAAAGAAAGCCGAAGACATCATTGCCAAAGATGCAGAGTTAACATTAGTTTCCGATGAATATAAATTTACCGAAGGCCCTGCAGTTGATGCGAACGGAGATATTTATTTCACGGACCAGCCCAATGACCGAATTGTAAAATGGGATGCTGCAAGCAATACAGTTACGGACTATATGAAGCCTTCAGGACGTGCAAACGGACTCTATTTTGACCATGACGGTAATCTTTTGGCTGCCGCCGATGAGAAAAACGAACTCTGGCGTATTGCTCCCGATAAAAAAGTAACCGTACTAATTGATGATTACGAAGAAAAAAAGTTAAATGGCCCCAATGACATTTGGGTTGATTTAGTAGGAGGAATTTATTTTACCGACCCGTTTTACAAAAGGTCTTGGTGGAAACATACGGAACCGGAACAAACCGCCAGAAGAGTATATTACCTTTCAAAAGGAAGCTCAACGCCAAAAATTGTAGCCGATGATAATTTTGAACAACCTAATGGAATAATTGGATCACCAGATGGTAAACTCTTATACGTTTCGGATAATGGTGCAAAAAAGACCTACGTCTACACCATATCTTCCAATGGAGTTTTATCTAACAAAAAATTGTTTGCCGATATGGGCTCTGATGGTATGACCATAGACAACCAAGGCAATGTGTATCTTACCGGAGACGGGGTTACCGTATTTAATTCCAAAGGTGAACAAATAGAACATATTGCAGTTCCCGAAAGTTGGACGGCCAATGTAACTTTTGGCGGACCTGACCAAAACATACTTTTTATTACAGCAATGGATTCTGTTTATACATTAGCCATGAACGTGCATGGTGTAAGATAG
- a CDS encoding TolC family protein — MIRHIKIVVSLCVVVVLHSCVPTKTVREADTTVPDQYEGATGDSSNTASVKWRDYFKDEHLSSLIEIALQNNQELNIVLQEIAVAQSEVKEKKGEYLPFVNLQAGSGLEKVGRYTSQGASDANNDIRPGEEFPEPLGDFLLEARANWEIDIWHKLRNAKKAAVMRYLSSVEGRNFMVTNLISEIANSYYELLALDNQMAIVQQNIGIQSNALKIVKIQKAAAKVNELAVKKFEAEVFHTKSLQFEIQQEIVQKENEINFLLGRYPQPIARDYDGFETLVPETVHLGLPSELLANRPDVKQAELDLLAAKLDVKVAKARFYPSLGLSVGIGFQSFKSQYLLDTPESLIYSVFGELTAPLINRNAIKAAYTGVSAKQLQAVYTYEQTILNAYVEVVNQLAKIDNFEKSYDLRSKEVDALTASIDISNRLFRSARADYMEVLLTQRDALEARVELVETKQKQMNAVVNVYRALGGGWN, encoded by the coding sequence ATGATAAGACATATTAAAATAGTGGTTTCTCTGTGTGTAGTCGTAGTACTGCATTCATGTGTACCCACTAAAACCGTTCGTGAAGCGGATACTACAGTTCCCGATCAATATGAGGGTGCAACCGGTGATAGTTCCAATACCGCTTCGGTAAAGTGGAGGGATTATTTTAAGGATGAACACCTTAGTTCCCTTATTGAAATTGCACTACAGAACAATCAAGAACTCAATATTGTGCTGCAGGAAATAGCAGTGGCGCAGAGTGAGGTAAAGGAGAAAAAGGGGGAGTATCTTCCCTTTGTTAATCTGCAAGCTGGTAGCGGATTGGAAAAAGTCGGCAGGTACACCAGTCAAGGGGCAAGTGATGCAAATAATGATATCCGTCCTGGAGAGGAATTTCCGGAGCCTTTGGGCGATTTTTTGCTTGAAGCACGGGCCAATTGGGAGATAGATATTTGGCATAAGTTAAGGAATGCCAAAAAAGCTGCGGTTATGCGTTACCTATCTTCGGTAGAAGGACGGAACTTTATGGTAACCAATCTTATCTCAGAAATAGCAAATTCATATTACGAGTTGTTGGCTCTGGACAATCAAATGGCTATAGTGCAGCAGAACATTGGTATTCAGAGCAATGCTTTAAAAATTGTAAAAATTCAAAAAGCAGCGGCAAAAGTAAATGAACTGGCTGTTAAAAAGTTTGAAGCAGAAGTTTTTCACACCAAGAGTTTACAGTTCGAGATTCAACAGGAAATTGTCCAAAAGGAAAATGAAATCAATTTCTTGTTAGGGCGATACCCCCAGCCTATAGCTAGGGATTACGACGGATTTGAAACCTTGGTTCCGGAAACAGTGCACTTAGGCCTGCCTTCTGAGTTACTGGCAAACCGTCCGGATGTAAAACAGGCAGAACTTGATTTATTGGCGGCAAAGCTAGATGTAAAGGTGGCCAAGGCTAGATTTTACCCGTCTTTGGGGCTATCGGTAGGAATCGGTTTTCAATCTTTCAAGTCGCAGTATTTGTTGGATACCCCCGAATCCCTTATCTATTCCGTGTTTGGTGAATTAACGGCACCTCTCATTAATAGAAATGCAATTAAAGCGGCATATACCGGTGTCAGTGCTAAGCAGCTGCAAGCGGTCTATACTTATGAACAGACCATTTTGAATGCGTATGTAGAGGTAGTAAATCAATTGGCGAAAATAGATAATTTCGAAAAGAGCTATGATCTAAGGTCCAAAGAGGTTGATGCCTTGACCGCATCAATAGATATTTCAAACCGACTTTTTAGGTCTGCCAGAGCAGATTATATGGAAGTTTTGCTTACACAACGTGATGCTCTAGAAGCCCGCGTAGAACTTGTAGAGACCAAGCAAAAACAAATGAACGCGGTAGTTAACGTGTACCGTGCTTTAGGCGGAGGTTGGAATTAG
- a CDS encoding efflux RND transporter permease subunit, whose translation MFSKFIKRPVLAIVISVIIVFVGLLSIKQLPISQFPQIAPTTVNIFIAYPGASADVLVKSTLIPIETAINGVQDMRYIASDATSAGEGTLRIIFEPGTDPNEAVVRVKTRVDQVMPLLPPLVQREGVIITPVQPSMLMYVNLFSSSKKNDEKFLYNYAYTKIVPELQRITGVASAKILGSRKYAMRVWLNPDRMRAYNISAEEVLEAMDEQSVIARPGRLGRSSGKKSQALEYVLTYEGRYNEADQYKDIIIKANEDGEILTLSDIADVELGSEFFDIYSNLDGKPSASIVLKQTFGSNASDVIDSVKDKLKELQENLPPGIDYQISYDVSNFLDASIEQVVHTLRDAFILVAIVVFLFLGDWRSTLIPIIAVPVSLIGAFFVMQLFGLSINLITLFALVLAIGIVVDDAIVVVEAVHAKMEEKNLSPYEAVKQVIGEIGGAIIAITMVMVSVFVPISFMTGPVGVFYRQFSITMAGSIIISAVVALTLTPVLCAMILKNNHGKKRKKSLVDRFIDWFNRGFEKLTGRYINVLKYIVNRRVVTFGLLIAFCVGIFITNETLPAGFIPNEDQGTIYAIIQTPPGATLERTNEVAHKLQALCEEMDAVESVSSLAGYEIMTEGRGSNAGTCLINLKPWSQRHESVHEVMEELEEESKDLGAVIEFFEPPAVPGFGSSGGFSMRLLDKTDNTDYHEFEKINNEFIDALSKREELTGLFTFFAANYPQYELVVDNKAAMQKGVSIGKAMENLNILIGSTYEQGFIKYGRFFKVYTQAAPEYRRMPSDLEQLFVKNEKGEMVSYSSFMKLEKRLGPNEITRYNLYNSAAIRGLPAPGYTSGDAITAIREVAEESLPNGFDIAWEGLSYDEAARGNDSIYIFIVVLIFVYLVLAAQYESFLLPLAVILSLPVGIFGSFLLLKAMGLANDVYAQIGLIMLVGLLGKNAVLIVEFAVQKRNEGATILDAAIEGAKMRFRPILMTSFAFVAGLIPLIVATGAGAIGNQTIGGSAMGGMLLGTLLGVLIIPGLYYVFAKMADGRTLIKGENTEPISEGFIRTSEEESVSQEEVGQLRRMLRKILSRKKNPKN comes from the coding sequence ATGTTCAGTAAATTTATAAAACGGCCAGTTTTGGCTATTGTAATTTCGGTAATTATTGTTTTTGTAGGGCTTCTCTCCATTAAACAATTACCAATATCACAGTTTCCGCAAATTGCCCCTACAACAGTAAATATATTCATTGCATACCCTGGAGCAAGCGCAGATGTATTGGTGAAATCCACGCTAATACCAATTGAAACGGCAATTAACGGGGTGCAGGATATGCGTTATATTGCATCTGATGCCACCAGTGCGGGAGAAGGAACACTTCGTATCATCTTTGAACCCGGTACCGACCCAAACGAAGCGGTAGTAAGGGTAAAGACCAGAGTAGATCAGGTTATGCCTCTTTTGCCTCCATTGGTCCAAAGGGAAGGTGTGATCATTACACCCGTACAACCAAGTATGTTAATGTACGTGAATCTCTTTAGCTCTTCTAAAAAGAACGATGAAAAGTTTCTCTACAATTATGCTTATACCAAAATAGTACCGGAGCTGCAGCGGATAACGGGAGTTGCCAGTGCTAAAATATTAGGGAGTAGAAAGTATGCTATGCGGGTTTGGTTAAATCCGGATCGTATGAGGGCCTACAATATTTCAGCAGAAGAAGTTCTAGAGGCTATGGACGAGCAAAGCGTTATTGCCAGGCCGGGGCGCTTGGGACGTAGCTCGGGTAAAAAGTCCCAAGCATTGGAATATGTACTTACTTATGAGGGACGGTATAACGAAGCTGATCAGTATAAGGATATAATAATAAAGGCCAACGAAGACGGCGAAATACTAACTCTAAGTGATATTGCAGACGTAGAGTTAGGAAGCGAGTTTTTTGATATATACTCCAATTTAGATGGAAAGCCATCGGCATCCATAGTTCTTAAGCAAACTTTTGGAAGTAATGCCAGTGATGTAATCGATTCGGTAAAGGATAAGTTAAAGGAACTTCAGGAAAACCTGCCTCCTGGAATTGACTATCAAATTAGTTATGACGTGTCTAATTTTTTGGATGCATCCATAGAGCAGGTTGTTCATACTTTGCGTGATGCCTTTATTCTAGTGGCAATTGTTGTGTTTCTCTTTTTAGGAGATTGGCGTTCCACTCTTATTCCTATTATTGCCGTGCCGGTTTCTTTGATAGGGGCATTTTTTGTAATGCAACTTTTTGGTCTTTCTATCAACTTAATTACACTTTTTGCCCTAGTTCTTGCAATCGGTATTGTGGTGGATGATGCCATTGTTGTGGTCGAAGCTGTCCATGCCAAGATGGAAGAGAAAAATTTAAGTCCATATGAAGCGGTCAAACAGGTAATAGGTGAAATTGGGGGTGCTATTATAGCCATAACCATGGTAATGGTTTCGGTTTTCGTGCCTATCTCTTTTATGACGGGGCCTGTTGGGGTCTTTTATAGACAGTTCAGTATTACCATGGCAGGCTCCATAATTATTTCGGCTGTTGTAGCACTTACGCTTACACCGGTATTATGTGCCATGATATTGAAAAATAACCACGGTAAAAAAAGAAAGAAATCACTTGTTGACAGGTTTATAGATTGGTTCAATAGAGGGTTCGAAAAACTCACTGGGAGATATATAAATGTGTTGAAATATATCGTCAACCGGCGTGTGGTTACTTTTGGTTTGTTAATAGCCTTTTGCGTGGGTATATTCATAACAAATGAAACTTTGCCGGCCGGTTTTATTCCCAATGAAGATCAAGGTACGATCTATGCCATTATACAAACTCCGCCGGGTGCTACATTGGAGCGTACCAATGAAGTTGCTCATAAATTACAGGCGTTATGCGAAGAAATGGATGCCGTAGAATCAGTATCGTCATTGGCAGGTTATGAAATAATGACAGAAGGTCGTGGGTCCAATGCAGGTACTTGTTTAATTAACCTAAAACCTTGGTCCCAGCGCCATGAATCGGTACATGAGGTAATGGAAGAGCTTGAAGAAGAAAGCAAGGATCTTGGGGCTGTCATTGAATTTTTTGAACCACCAGCGGTACCAGGTTTTGGTTCTTCAGGGGGATTTTCTATGCGTCTCTTGGATAAAACGGATAATACTGATTATCATGAATTTGAAAAGATAAACAATGAATTTATTGATGCGCTTAGTAAAAGGGAAGAGCTTACCGGACTCTTTACTTTTTTTGCTGCCAATTACCCTCAGTATGAACTTGTGGTAGACAATAAGGCGGCCATGCAAAAAGGGGTGTCCATAGGAAAGGCCATGGAAAACCTGAATATTTTAATTGGTAGTACCTATGAACAGGGCTTTATAAAATATGGGCGTTTCTTTAAAGTGTATACACAAGCTGCACCGGAATATAGGCGTATGCCGTCTGATCTTGAACAGCTTTTTGTTAAGAACGAAAAAGGAGAAATGGTATCCTATTCGTCTTTTATGAAGCTCGAAAAACGTTTGGGCCCTAATGAGATTACACGCTACAATCTGTATAATTCGGCTGCGATTAGAGGTTTGCCGGCACCGGGCTATACCAGTGGAGACGCCATTACGGCCATTCGTGAAGTAGCGGAAGAAAGTCTGCCCAATGGTTTTGATATTGCCTGGGAAGGTCTTTCCTATGATGAGGCCGCTAGGGGTAATGATTCTATCTACATATTTATAGTGGTACTGATTTTTGTGTATTTGGTCTTAGCCGCTCAATACGAAAGTTTTCTGTTGCCATTGGCCGTGATTTTATCTCTTCCCGTTGGGATATTCGGGTCATTTTTGCTCCTTAAAGCTATGGGACTTGCCAACGATGTGTACGCTCAAATTGGTTTGATCATGTTGGTAGGGCTACTGGGAAAAAATGCGGTGTTAATTGTAGAATTTGCGGTGCAGAAAAGAAATGAAGGTGCTACTATTCTTGATGCGGCCATTGAAGGGGCAAAAATGCGTTTTAGACCTATTTTGATGACTTCTTTTGCCTTCGTAGCAGGATTGATTCCATTAATTGTAGCCACCGGTGCCGGTGCCATTGGAAACCAGACCATAGGAGGTTCGGCCATGGGAGGGATGCTGTTAGGTACACTTTTGGGAGTTTTGATTATACCTGGCCTGTACTATGTCTTTGCAAAAATGGCAGATGGCCGTACCCTCATCAAAGGTGAAAATACGGAACCTATTTCGGAAGGCTTCATTAGAACTTCTGAAGAGGAAAGTGTTTCTCAGGAAGAGGTTGGTCAGTTGCGCAGAATGCTTAGAAAAATCCTATCGCGAAAGAAAAATCCAAAAAATTAA
- a CDS encoding efflux RND transporter periplasmic adaptor subunit has protein sequence MRRIFMLISLSALLFHSSCQSEKKHKEREAKYLVTNPILMDTVITKNYVCQIHSYRNIELRALEKGYLQTIFVDEGQHVKKGQPMFKIMDKVYKSELQRADAEAEVAKIEYKNTQLLADSDVVSPNELAMSKAKYEKAKAEVTMAQTHLSFTDIRAPFDGIIDHLLVREGSLLDEGELLTSLSDNSKMWVYFNVSEAEYLNYELSGNSEDKIGVELLMANNQKFDQEGIVETIEGEFNNETGNIAFRATFPNPKGLLRHGETGGILMKLPLKDVLIIPQKATFEVLDKKFVFVLDENNIVHRKEVTVSSELPHLFVVQEGLSKDDKVLLEGIRLVKEGSHIEPDFMAPKKQLALLDLYAE, from the coding sequence ATGAGAAGAATTTTCATGCTCATAAGCTTGTCTGCGCTATTGTTTCACTCAAGTTGTCAATCAGAGAAAAAACATAAGGAAAGAGAAGCAAAGTATCTGGTTACCAATCCTATATTGATGGATACGGTCATAACCAAAAATTACGTTTGCCAAATACATTCATACAGGAATATAGAACTTAGAGCCCTGGAAAAAGGGTATTTACAAACCATTTTTGTAGACGAGGGTCAGCACGTTAAAAAAGGCCAGCCAATGTTCAAAATTATGGACAAGGTCTATAAGTCAGAGTTGCAAAGAGCTGATGCGGAAGCTGAGGTAGCCAAAATTGAATATAAGAATACCCAATTACTGGCGGATAGTGACGTAGTTTCTCCCAATGAGCTTGCAATGAGCAAGGCCAAATATGAAAAAGCGAAGGCAGAGGTAACCATGGCCCAAACACATTTAAGTTTTACGGATATCCGGGCCCCTTTTGATGGAATAATTGACCACCTACTAGTAAGGGAGGGTAGCCTTTTAGACGAAGGTGAGCTGTTGACCTCCTTATCGGATAACAGCAAAATGTGGGTGTATTTTAATGTTTCCGAAGCAGAATATTTAAACTATGAACTTAGTGGTAATTCTGAAGATAAAATAGGTGTAGAGCTGCTGATGGCCAACAATCAAAAGTTTGACCAAGAAGGAATAGTGGAAACCATTGAAGGCGAGTTCAATAATGAGACTGGGAATATAGCCTTTAGAGCCACCTTTCCTAATCCTAAAGGACTTTTGCGTCACGGGGAAACAGGCGGTATTTTAATGAAATTACCCCTAAAGGATGTCTTGATCATACCTCAAAAAGCAACCTTTGAAGTTTTGGACAAGAAATTTGTTTTTGTACTTGACGAGAACAATATCGTTCACCGGAAAGAGGTGACGGTGAGTTCGGAATTACCACATTTATTTGTTGTACAAGAAGGATTGTCTAAGGATGATAAAGTTTTACTGGAAGGTATTAGATTGGTAAAAGAAGGTAGTCACATAGAGCCGGATTTTATGGCGCCTAAGAAACAATTGGCCCTTCTTGATCTCTATGCAGAGTAA